A DNA window from Gasterosteus aculeatus chromosome 16, fGasAcu3.hap1.1, whole genome shotgun sequence contains the following coding sequences:
- the scel gene encoding sciellin isoform X9 encodes MSRFSNGKSSSLLKDGSWIKKADDEEEDIDRDPNFGRSVLSQRSETTVGPDGGEVKTTVTTKRSTSVQALTKRFSGSQDELRSGSALPSSPTTPTTKSVQAVQSPTTKFTDRVKSSSKGSLYTSYSPTRTTKEPETSVSSSNDAENKLYDTLIPSAIKNSSSPTDSKTSVFTSESVTVKSSPAAKDKPLTTLVPSSGKEVYSSTERNSTKTTTTTTISSKPEDDLYGTLLPRSITDVSDPPSSLSSSSSSSITTKREVITVESSRGDKSPSLSSPTSTRTTSYSSYTEDLPSTRTTSYTISTTPSDDYSSYSYSRPESSYEYSSITSPSSYTSTSYRSGSRSDDSDQIYSSSTKSVYAAPERAVLEKDLCTSCRRPFNGDAKMVLDDMKINCHASCFKCEVCSSTLGNMKAGDSMWIYKRMVHCENCFEIARGKWRR; translated from the exons ATGAGCAGGTTTTCAAATG GAaagtcctcctctctcctgaaGGACGGCAGCTGGATCAAAAAAGCAGACGATGAGGAAGAGGACATCGA ccgaGACCCAAACTTTGGCAGATCTGTTCTGAGCCAACGCAGCGAAACCACTGTTGG TCCGGATGGAGGAGAAGTAAAAACCACCGTAACCACGAAGAGGTCAACATCTGTGCAGGCTCTCACCAAGAG ATTCAGTGGAAGTCAGGATGAGCTGAGGAGCGG CAGCGCCCTCCCTTCCAGCCCGACTACACCTACTACCAAGAG TGTCCAAGCGGTTCAAAGTCCCACCACGAAGTTCACTGACCGCGTCAAGTCTTCAAGCAAAGg GTCACTGTACACAAGCTACTCACCTACCAGGACCACCAAAGAGCCCGAGACGTCTGTTTCCAGCAGTAACGA CGCTGAGAACAAACTTTATGACACTCTCATCCCCTCGGCGATCAAGAACAGTTCCTCGCCCACGGACAG taaaacaaGCGTCTTTACGTCTGAGAGCGTGACGGTGAAAAGCAGCCCTGC CGCCAAGGACAAACCTCTTACAACACTCGTCCCGTCTTCTGGCAAGGAAGTTTACTCGTCCACAGAGAG AAATAGCACTAAAACTACAACCACAACAACGATTTCCTCTAA GCCTGAGGATGACTTGTACGGCACCCTCCTGCCTCGATCCATCACGGATGTATCTGACCCGCCGTCTTCTCTCAG cagcagcagcagcagcagcatcaccacGAAGAGAGAGGTCATCACGGTGGAGAGCAGCCGAGG GGATAAAAGCCCAAGTCTGTCATCGCCGACCTCCACCAGAACCACCAG CTACAGCTCGTACACTGAAGATCTTCCCTCCACCCGCACCACATCCtacaccatcagcaccacccCCAG TGACGACTACAGCAGCTACTCTTACTCCAGACCCGAGTCCAG TTACGAGTACAGCAGCATCACAAGTCCGTCCTCCTACACCTCGACGTCCTACCGGAGCGGCAG CAGGTCGGATGATTCTGATCAAATATACTCATCCTCCACGAAGAGTGTGTACGCAGCTCCTGAGAG GGCGGTGCTTGAAAAAGACTTGTGCACTTCCTGCCGTCGGCCCTTCAACGGGGATGCCAAGATGGTCCTGGATGACATGAAAATCAACTGTCACGCTTCCTGCTTTAAG TGCGAGGTGTGTAGCAGCACGCTGGGTAACATGAAAGCCGGCGACAGCATGTGGATCTACAAACGCATGGTGCACTGTGAAAACTGCTTTGAGATCGCCAGAG GTAAATGGCGGCGCTGA
- the scel gene encoding sciellin isoform X3 produces MSRFSNGKSSSLLKDGSWIKKADDEEEDIDRDPNFGRSVLSQRSETTVGPDGGEVKTTVTTKRSTSVQALTKRFSGSQDELRSGSALPSSPTTPTTKSVQAVQSPTTKFTDRVKSSSKGSLYTSYSPTRTTKEPETSVSSSNDAENKLYDTLIPSAIKNSSSPTDSKTSVFTSESVTVKSSPAAKDKPLTTLVPSSGKEVYSSTERNSTKTTTTTTISSKPEDDLYGTLLPRSITDVSDPPSSLSSSSSSSSSSITTKREVITVESSRGDKSPSLSSPTSTRTTSYSSYTEDLPSTRTTSYTISTTPSDDYSSYSYSRPESSYEYSSITSPSSYTSTSYRSGSRSDDSDQIYSSSTKSVYAAPERAVLEKDLCTSCRRPFNGDAKMVLDDMKINCHASCFKCEVCSSTLGNMKAGDSMWIYKRMVHCENCFEIARGKWRR; encoded by the exons ATGAGCAGGTTTTCAAATG GAaagtcctcctctctcctgaaGGACGGCAGCTGGATCAAAAAAGCAGACGATGAGGAAGAGGACATCGA ccgaGACCCAAACTTTGGCAGATCTGTTCTGAGCCAACGCAGCGAAACCACTGTTGG TCCGGATGGAGGAGAAGTAAAAACCACCGTAACCACGAAGAGGTCAACATCTGTGCAGGCTCTCACCAAGAG ATTCAGTGGAAGTCAGGATGAGCTGAGGAGCGG CAGCGCCCTCCCTTCCAGCCCGACTACACCTACTACCAAGAG TGTCCAAGCGGTTCAAAGTCCCACCACGAAGTTCACTGACCGCGTCAAGTCTTCAAGCAAAGg GTCACTGTACACAAGCTACTCACCTACCAGGACCACCAAAGAGCCCGAGACGTCTGTTTCCAGCAGTAACGA CGCTGAGAACAAACTTTATGACACTCTCATCCCCTCGGCGATCAAGAACAGTTCCTCGCCCACGGACAG taaaacaaGCGTCTTTACGTCTGAGAGCGTGACGGTGAAAAGCAGCCCTGC CGCCAAGGACAAACCTCTTACAACACTCGTCCCGTCTTCTGGCAAGGAAGTTTACTCGTCCACAGAGAG AAATAGCACTAAAACTACAACCACAACAACGATTTCCTCTAA GCCTGAGGATGACTTGTACGGCACCCTCCTGCCTCGATCCATCACGGATGTATCTGACCCGCCGTCTTCTCTCAG cagcagcagcagcagcagcagcagcagcatcaccacGAAGAGAGAGGTCATCACGGTGGAGAGCAGCCGAGG GGATAAAAGCCCAAGTCTGTCATCGCCGACCTCCACCAGAACCACCAG CTACAGCTCGTACACTGAAGATCTTCCCTCCACCCGCACCACATCCtacaccatcagcaccacccCCAG TGACGACTACAGCAGCTACTCTTACTCCAGACCCGAGTCCAG TTACGAGTACAGCAGCATCACAAGTCCGTCCTCCTACACCTCGACGTCCTACCGGAGCGGCAG CAGGTCGGATGATTCTGATCAAATATACTCATCCTCCACGAAGAGTGTGTACGCAGCTCCTGAGAG GGCGGTGCTTGAAAAAGACTTGTGCACTTCCTGCCGTCGGCCCTTCAACGGGGATGCCAAGATGGTCCTGGATGACATGAAAATCAACTGTCACGCTTCCTGCTTTAAG TGCGAGGTGTGTAGCAGCACGCTGGGTAACATGAAAGCCGGCGACAGCATGTGGATCTACAAACGCATGGTGCACTGTGAAAACTGCTTTGAGATCGCCAGAG GTAAATGGCGGCGCTGA